The sequence GCAAGAAGAAAAACTTTGTGGCATGGAAACTTAAAATTGAGAGGTGGGCAGGAAGGTGGGAGGTGTGATGTCTCTAGATTCCTGAGGTTATTAATACGACTTTCTTCAAGGACTCCAGCAATGATTTGGGTCAAACTATTTCCTCTTCCTCATgagaagtacaaaaaaaaaaagagctccaaaaatCTTGGTATGCTCAGGAACACATTTCTTTCCCTTTTAAAACaggttgaacattttctttcctttctttctttcaattcCTACCTTGCTTTTccaaagatttttttctttttcttttttaagcaaCACTTCTGCCACTATCTACCATAGCTGGCTGGTgttgtatttgaaaacaacatacAGATGACGCAATTCAGCCTGGATGCCTTCATTTAAAAGGACAATAAAATACACCCATCAGGTATCCTTTTTAATTCCAAGACAGCTATAGCAGGTGGCCATTCTCATCTTTCCACCTGTTCTTCTGAGCCTTGACGTCATGTTTATGACGTGCATTTATTTTTCGACTGTGTGGATAATATCGCTTTGGTTACAGCCACCTGAAGAAAATTAAACCAACTGGTGGACTCAACAAGACTATCACGCCTTGACGTCACGTTTATGACGTGCATTTATTTTTCGACTGTGTGGATAATATCGCCTAGGTTACGGCCACCTGAAGAAAATTAAACCAACTGGTGGACTCAACAGGACTCTCACGCAAGTACTTTCGAGATTGTCCTTTTCCGCCATCTGGTGGTTCAAGTTGGCTAGTCACAAAGCTTTCCTTCAAATATTGAAACATTTAAACTACGACCTCAGTTACCTATATATTGGAATAGGCTAAACCACAAGCGACGGACcagtaaaacaaaaagaaaaaagaaatttagcaagctaagatagctcaaCTACATCAAAGTTTCaaccatttttaaattgtacatttaTAGCCTAATAATTGAAAACTTAGCCTAAAAACATAGTTCTCCTGAAATACCTTTTAGGTTTACCAATATTTGTATAGACCAGAACAACTTTGTTTTGTCGAGGATCACACATGAAGTTTCATTCTTCTGCTAACAAAAACAAGTTGCTAATGCAGCGAGCTGTTGTGATGGTTAGCTTACCTGTTGTTGTGTTAACTTAGAGAAATACCTGAATGTGTGTCCaaaatgtgttgtgttgtgtgactTTGAggtctaaataaaataaatttattatggTATGGAAAAGGGATTTCTTTGCCATGGTATCCAGCTGTGTGCTTTCCATCCCGCTCTATCAAATTATTCGTAACTAGCatctttttatttactttgttgGGCAGCTAGGTCCATGACGTCAAACGGAAGAGATGCATGTAAGGTTTAGAAAGGCATGTGGACACGAGATCATGTTGAAAACAGTGACGATTTGAGTTATGTCCATGCTACCCCGAAAGGTAGTTAAATTAGTTGCGCTGCTATTTGCAATACTGTTACTAGCCAAAACATTCAGCACTGGATACAGCAAAaacttgctttctttctttcattcagtGTGGCAGTGGTTAAAATTTAAGTGTAGGCCTACAAGTAGAAAGTGACACCTATGGGTCATCTGACGCTCTTGTTATGGGCCTGCTATTCACTGAAGCTTGATTTCACTTCCCAGAATagaattatcaacattttaatattactttaaaatagGACACTCTGATTTGATGTAAAGAAAATGATTTCCACAGCCAATAAGAGATACATGCCTGACAACGTTTCTGATTGTGGTTCGCTTTTGGCAGGCCAATAACGATCCAGGCTCCATTTCCTGGCTGGCATGGCAGACGGTGTGGAGTGATGGGAGTGGAATTTATCCCTGGAGCCACTCCGCTGTGTTGGACTTGTCTATATATACCACCCAAGAGCCACTCTTTGCTCTTGCCTTGCTCAGCGCCTCTCTGGGACCCTCAACAGCTCATCTTCCTtcattgtgcttttgcacacgCAACAACCCCTAACCATGGCCCACCAACAACAGATGAGGTAGGAGGAATCTGATCtcaatatatgtgtgtgtttttttttaaatgttgttaattttgttgcaattttgcaAACTAGCCACAGTGACTATGATGCATGTACAATGAAACCACAAATTATCGTAGTTGTTTCTCGAAGCGGTGCTACTCACATGTTCATTAGATTATGTTACGTAACAGCGCTGAGCTTTACTCCATACATACAGAGGATATAAAAAGTTTACCAACTAAGCACTGTTTAAATGCCAAGttttgtgatgtaaaaaaaaaagaatgagacCAAAATAAAACCTCTCATctcatcattaactcattcactgccattgtttaaacatggtaaaaatcaatgaagcaattataaattgttgatataatgtacagcaggggtttccaaacttttcctctgagggccacatacagaaaaataaaaagctgcaagggccaatttgattatttttttttttagttatttattaacacattcatttgccagaccagtaaaaaaaaatgcatcatttgacgtctttttccgtcaatggcagtgaatgagttaaagtgaccTAAAACCTATACAAATCAtttgattttgtatttatcTTGTTGATATCTGAagttaaaaaaagcaaacaaaaaaccctGAAACTAAATAAACTGATAATGATGTGTTgatgtgttcagaattaaccagtcTCATTGAAACTCATGCTAAATGGGAGTAaacacacacctgccaccatttaaagtgcctttaatTAACTCCAAACAAATGTCAGCTGTTTTAGTAGGCCTTTTCTGCCATAACGTTTTCACACTTGCGTTTGACAGCCTTTGTTATTATCCAATGAAATTTTAGTTCCATTTCACTACTTGAAAacgataaaaaaaacataaataaattaattaatttaaaaacaaaaacaaaaaaaaacaacaacaacaacaacaacaagtaaaGTGTTCCATTAATGGCATTTGAACTGGGGTgtgtagattaaaaaaaaaaaaaaaaagttaaatccaTTGTTCACATTTAGAAAGTCCGTATGTGCATTTAATTGTGTTTAACTTCTCCTGAGTCCAGCTTACCAGCCAAACTGATTAATGGAGGAATTGCAGGCATGGTCGGAGTCACCTGTGTATTCCCAATCGACCTGGCCAAGACACGCCTGCAAAATCAACGGAGCGGGCAACAACTGTACAAGAATATGTAAGAGCCACCTCTTGACACGTGCATGTAtacaaacaaatacacaaacacacacaaactttgTATTTAAATTGATATTTGCTGTTGCTACAGCACCAGGTTCATCTTTTCATTGTTAACATCGTATATGTTCATTTCAGCACTGTCGTTCAATCCAAAACGTGAAACTGCTATACTTTTCatattcattaaaaacaaaggaaataTTTTTCAGAAGAGCAATCCTAACAAATTTTTCTATGGAaataagtttgggatttttctttTGTAACAAATTTTGAGTTCTTGGTTACTATAAGCCAGGGGcatcaaactcatattagctcagcggccgcatggaggaaaatatattaccaagtgggccggatcggtaaaataatggtatataacttttgccgtcaattatacacagattttcgctatttgtgggctagccctaaattacggttctcaactgtaatcatactgttccaaaaaaaaaaataacatgaatgcaaatgtaacgAGGCAATactttgcctgtatgtgttttggatgtgttaaatctacttgttttgcatatatattgttcccagaatgcattgcgtggcacagttaaCGCATTCACTCTCCGCCATTTTCTCTCAAGGAACCCCCTACGCTCCTgggtgttttcctggattttgactgatttttgcaaggcccacagaaaattgtgttctgttgttataaaaacatggaacctaccaaaagaaagattagtctcttctttcatcaggagaaaaaaaaagtatttttctatctgtttccattttgcagcaattagcataagaattttgctaagttttatcatgattcacaaatctgtttaaaactgtgggagaaacagcttgttgcagcagggccctggttgatctcttatactctgctgccacctgatggccgtttttgtaatgctACCATTGCTTTCTcttaagttcagaggctgcatcaaagcgttCAGTATGCTCtatcattaaataaaacaacaacaaaaacaaaacaaaaaagaacatataaatacgtcacttaatatttaaaataaaacgtgtttctacgttttggggagcaaattagtgcatgatgttataaggatgttaatcatATCTATTGTCATATCTATTGTGTTACCAGGAattaatttgtgttgtatttaacatgttcatgttggtctatgatttaaaaataaataaataaacaaataaataaataaataaataaaccgtaactttaagttgtgtgtaaaataatgacatccaggacgattcccccgtacaagttgcattgctcatctgaggactgcttgtgaaattatacatttatatgttttgattgtggccagctgattaattggtctgacATTACAAATTAATATTTACctcacaaaatcatctcgcggtttggattaaacccctttgcgggactgatccggcccacgggccgtatgtttgatacCATTGCTATAAGCAGTGGTCATCATAATGCtggaaaataaaatcacaagatATTTATCTCTGAGTGTAATTAGAATATATAATTTAcaagttttactttttaaattcaataactGAAACAGATTAGGTTTttcacaaaattattattattttttttttagatgttccTGTACTGTTTATTGGTATTATGCCCCTGAGTGTGAAGGGTAATCTTTTCATCGCTGCTTTAATTTTCCAGTCAAGTCAGCTCAAGGAAGCGAGAAATGAAATTTAATCAAATCTAATCTAATCAATAGCAATCACTCTCAGAGCATTAccaaaattaatatatatatgtttttcctGGTAGGATGGACTGTCTCATAAAGACGGTAAAATCCGAGGGCTACTTTGGCATGTATAGAGGTAAGCTTCATTTACTTGTTCGCATGACTGATTAGTGAAAATACTAAGCACCTATTAGTCAACGTAATTAGCATGATGTAGCTCCAAACGCCATAGACTGAGTGAATTGTTGTCATCACCTCACACTAGAATTTAACAAGGCTGTGTCGACTTTTTCTACAGACTATTTATTATAGTCTTTTGATTGACCTTTACTAAAACCCACGTTGTAGGCGCTGCTGTCAATCTCACCCTAGTGACTCCCGAGAAAGCCATTAAACTCGCCGCCAACGACTTTTTTCGCCACCAGCTCAGCAAAGATGGGTGAGTTGTCAAACACAGAAAGATTGAATCTTGCTTTTGCAACAACGTGTCGCTATTAAAGTCACTGATATGTCCACGTGTCATCAGTGGTAAACTGACGGTGTTTAAGGAGATGTTGGCGGGATGTTGTGCGGGAATGTGCCAGGTGATTATCACCACGCCCATGGAGATGCTGAAGATCCAGCTCCAGGATGCCGGCAGGCTCGGTGAGGTTGGCGATAATTTAGCACGATGCACTGAGCTGTTTGTACTGTTTACAGAATACAATGGACCCCCCCATGCTTATTCGCTTATTTGCTTatttgtgtgggggggggtgtgggggggtgttttttttttttttctcaagtaagttttttttttttttttttttttttttttccattttaggattttgattaatcacgcttAAGCTCATAaataaaagtactttttttaaaatcaacatttcttgtccgccaaatttgaagagcacctgttaaaTGTAAATTCTTTTGACCttgaatgttatgaggacatcttcaacatttttttgagcCACTGTGCAGTCCcattctcctctttttctaatcagttaattacttgcataatttaaaatggaaaaaaaccccCGACCCcattagtttgacatgaacaaaatattctgaatgtcatacgcaaacatttattaaaggctttactttaatgcatgaagttatatttattgctcaaacacaacctgtgctacctttaaagggatactttacttattgaaccatttttggcagtcaaacattaatattttgcttataataaatttgatactttaattatttttcatgtacaattagtacctttaaaaacacattttgcaactttctgttgactgaaaatgacatcacaagggctcaggtaaccaatcacagctcagcgtgtgaatgtcacatgaccaaacctagaaaacaggtttgccgcctactgcccgaaaccagctgggataggctccagcacccccgcgaccctcgtgaggagtaagcggtcaagaaaatggatggatggatggatggctggatggctggatggatggctggatggatggatggatggatggatggatggctggatggatggatggatggatggatggatgttaacgTGTAAGGATAAGTACCAGTAAGATTATAACATCTTATATACATAACATAACATCTTCCTATTAAGACCCCCATTGATTGCATGAGGAGTACAAAAGAAACTGTATGACGAAGTAACTCTGCTTTCTCCAAAAGCGGCACAGCAGCGAGTAATGCCCAGTGTGGTAGCAACTCTGAAGATGGGCGGGACCAGCGCTGTCCTTAGTCGTTCCTACAACGCAAGCCCCTCGCCTCAGGTCAGGACAGTATCAGCCACACAGATTACCAGAGACTTGCTGAAGACCAAAGGTGTCACAGGATTGTACAGGGGACTCGGGGCCACGTTAATGCGGTGAGATTGCGTTTCACGCACACTTGAACATCGCTCACCTTCTTCGATGCctaacatgtttgtttgtttgtcgccTCTTTAGGGACATTCCCTTCTCGGTCATCTACTTCCCTCTTTTTGCACACTTGCACCAACTCGGTCAGAATTCGTCAGACAACCCATCGGTGCCCTTCCATTGGTCTTTTGTGTCCGGATGCTTGGCTGGATCCGTTGCAGCCGTGGCTGTCAGCCCATGTGACGGTCAGCATTTGTCAGTTGAAAGAAATGTTGTAGATATACAAGCAAGGCAAACCCAGActgattgtgtttgtttttgtgtttgtttagtggTCAAAACAAGACTACAATCCCTGAAAAAGGGAACCAACGAGGAAACGTACAACGGAGTGGTTGACTGTGTTAGGTGGGATCATCTTTCTTTCAGAAGaagctgaaaactaattaatgtCAAGGTGATATGAAATGTTTCTATTTCCTTTCATTGCAGAAAAATCATGAGAAAAGAGGGCCCCGCTGCTTTTCTTAAGGGCGCCAGTTGTCGGGCCCTTGTCATCGCCCCTCTCTTTGGCATCGTGCAGGTCGTGTACTTTGTAGGAGTTGGAGACATCCTGCTTGGTTACACACCTTATAGCGTCTATTCTGTATAGACAGATTGCCATTTCTGGCAAACCGTTAATAAAGGGGAAGGGAGGCTAGGAGCCAAATTTGGAACTAAGGGCAAGATGGCTGTTTGTACTGTATGTGGTCTCCACTGGAGCTGAACAAAAGTCGTCCTCCATTGGAACACTCGATAGGCCAACTCAAGTCACACGGTATGTCAACACGAAGATTTTGAGGTTTTGCCCAAATGTTGACCCACTTTCTTTTTGACGCGTGACTCCTCCTTCATTGTGATGAGCCCACTCAGCCGCACTCACATAGTGATGAAAATTAGGAATGATACCACTGTAAATATGTCTTGTAGATATATTTGATATTTCCTTGTTACTTCAAAAAAAATTTCCGACCATAGAATAACTTtgttttcaattcattttaacatGACACGTTGTAAATACAGAACAATAAATTCTGCTTCACTATTTACTTATGCACTGCATGTGTTTTATTTGGGACGAGTCAAACTTTCGTATGCAAAGTGTCACCGTACCCCAAAGTGCACGCGTCGATCACGTGGACACATTTGTGGCTGTAGAAATGCTCATGCTGCAGTGTTGAGTAACTCGAGCCCGGCTGATCCTCTGCAACAGCAACTCGCGTCACTCAAGAGTTCAGCTGTCTTTACTACTCACGTCAGTACAGTACCTTCTCAACTGAAGGGTTATCCAATACTGGCATCTGTGATGTCATAGAGGAAATTAGTACTATTGGGGAAATCACAGACTTccctgggcggcacggtagtcgagtggttagcacgtctgcttcccagttctgaggtctccggtttgagtccaggctcggaccttcctgggtggagtttgcatgttctccccgtgcccgtgtgggtcttctccgggtactccagtctcctcccacattccaaagacatgcatggcaggttaattgggcgctccgaattgtccctaggtgtgcgtgtgagtgtggatggtcgttcgtctctgtgtgccctgcgattggttggcaaccagtccagggtgtcccccgcctactgcccagagccagctgagataggcgccagcagcccccgcgacccttgtgaggaataagcggtcaagaaaatggatggatgcacagaCTTCCCTGTCACATTTTACCACGTGAGCGTCATTTCAGGTCATGTTCAATGCAAACCTATGTTGAAACCTTACTCGATTTAAAgagatagtttggatttttttttgacatgaatctctatttcatcctcacctccacgagtgtgcgatcatcactgacttacccctgacagcgttctgtgacacgagttctggtccggttttgcTCGAGAGGGAAATGGTCCAcgtttttcttctgaaaacaatttgtgttcaaaagagtgatacatttgcatcacaatactctttagaaaaaagtcagacgccattaccgccaggcactatttttctgttccttcgtatcactgcgcgtcgccctgtagacagctgatcgacgcgctccagacagctgatagtcgcgccttccgccttcgaaaaaacaaacaacttgtagattagtgcgcgtctatcagctgtatgtggggcgccgcacagtgatacgaacgaacagaaaattaGTGCCCGGCAGtgatggagtctgactttttttcaggagggagttttgtgatgcaaatgtgtcACTCTTTTGTACACAAGTTGTTTTccgaagaaaaatgctttatttaggtgaccccagccagcttgctggactattttcctctcgaacaacaccggaccagatctcgtgtcacagaacgctgtcaggggtaagtcagtgatgaccGCACACTagtggaggtgaggatgaaatagagattcatgtcaaaaatccCTTTAACTCAGtgtttggatcaatgtttataTGGAAAATTTAATTAGTAAACAGATTTATTTTACTGTTGAAAAATCTAAATATCAAATCTGTTTGCAGATTTACTTTGGCCACACCTGTAGAGAAAAATGCAATCATCTCAGAATAATAATCAAATTGCACACCATTCAAAGGCGAGATAAGGAATAACATGAAGAAAACTTTAAAACTTTACACACTTTATTTAACTTCAACACCTACTGTGTCAACCTGAGAAGCCAATAATggtcacaaaataaattaacGACTACAAAAAGGCTTGGTGTGCAGCACAATTGTTGTGGGAGGGAATATTACATGACATCCAGTATGTGCCTGTAACAGTAGAGTGTTTATCCTGGTCTTATACTTTTAGACAAAAGCATCCAGACAATCATCTTACTAGACCTCTTATTTCCCTGGCTGTGAAGTAAGGTCGAGTTGTTTCAGTGAACTCTAGTCTTACAAATTTTATTTTGGATGAACATACAAAATCAATCTTGTAGAAAGACTTTACAGAAGAGAGAAAGCTGTTCACTGCAAAGTATTTTTCACTTCCGTAATCACATGCCTTGAATCATCTCAATGCTTATGTTGCTACTAAAATAATAAGTAACACACAGGTATGTACTATGTTGGTTGATTACTTGAATAATCAAAAACAGTTTTGAAACACAGGAGACACAGTCGAGTGACAcaactaaaacaataaaaagttgaaaatGTGCTACTTGATAAAAACGTGCTAACGTCACAATAGTATGTACATTTACACTCAGCACATTGTCACTAAAAAAGCTTGTCATTAATAAAAGGCACATTGAAAGGCTGTTTTTGGCCATATGGATTATTTCTTTACGGGTATACTGACTGTACAACTATTGCAAAACTTTATCTACACAGTACGACAGCTACAAAAACCTGTCAGATATTTACATAACGTAGCGCAACGTGACAGAATAAGAACcaatattgaactttttttttttcaaaggacaGAGGGAAAGGAAGCAAATTTGCTGATAGTCTTTGAGGAGTACATTTCTCAAGCCTGATGTTATTTATCAAGTAATAGGGCTCTGTTTTTATTCAGCCTGTATAAAATGGTCACATGATTGAGGACTTGTGAACTTGCATGAGGGTTCAGATTTACAGAGATTGCAAGTGTGAAGAGTGGCAATATTTATGGCACTGGGTAAATCTAAagtgttaattattattatttttggatttatttttttttaatcttcacaAGTCTTAGAATTAGAAACAAGACaaagtttctttaaaaaaaaaaaaaaatcatctttaaaaaaaaaaaaaaaaaaaaaaaaagtttaatgaaaaacgTCCAGATAAAAATGTAGTTGATAAATTGAACAGGGGGAAAATAAAaaggatataataataataataattatatatatatatatatatatatatatatatatatatatatatatatatatatggtcaaAATATGAATTCTTAAAATAGTCAAACATTGGATTgaatattataatgctaataataaccTAACCCTATTTTCCCTGATAGCAAATTTGCTTCAGTTTTGAGTATCATGTTAGACAAACCTAGCTAGTTGCTATCCGGAGACTCATGTTTGAGGCAATATAGACAATAAATAAGCATGtcctgccaaaaatgtcaaccTTCTCTTTCAAACAGACAAAAAGCCTTTTGCGTCATGTGACAAACTTCGAGGGTTCACATTTGTTTGGGGTTACCGAATGGCTGCGAGAGAAGACAACCTAAAAGATAAGAAACAGCATCTTAAGATGGGATGGGCCAAGTCCAAATGTTGTGACATTGTGGAATAAAAGACAGAAATTAAAAGGGAGATCGACTAAGAGCAGCTGGGATGTTGCGCTGCTCCACAAATGATGACGGATGTGGAATGAGGCTTGTGTTCGCTCTTTCCGAGGTCATTCAGATGACCTCCCGACTGTTACGTACAGCGCAGCAGAGCACCATACTGAAGATCATCCCGATGATCTGTTCGAGAAAAATTCAGCTCTTGAGGGTGAAAATAACAGTCAAATCAAAAGTGACAAGCTGCACCTGAGCTTTGGCAACAGTTCTGCAAGCTCGACTCACCATGACCCCGGCGATGCCGATGCCAACGTAGCCGATGATGTAGAGTTTACTGTTGAAGAAATCCTTGATAGCGGTCTCGCAGTCCTGCATGATGATGTCCATGATGTTACAATGACTATGCGCATGCCAAGTGGAAAATATCACCCAATCCAATGTAAGAGAAATAtcatggtgccttgagatatgttGAATTTGTTTCTGTGATCACCATCATAACTATCATTGAAATTAATTGAATATGCCATTCATGCATTCCAGcctcaccccccccaaaaaaaacaaaaacgtgttgttgtttttttcaagaaaaacagtACTATTATGTTGTACACTTACTAAAAAACACGCAGTAGtgacataattaaataaaatgtaaaaagttaAATTCCTTGTGGAGTTTGgtccttggccaccagggggtagTATAATACAGACAGAAACGCGCATGAAAACGTGTGCCAGAACTAACTAGTTGCTGTAATATTCgcaattttcataaaaatatgc is a genomic window of Festucalex cinctus isolate MCC-2025b chromosome 2, RoL_Fcin_1.0, whole genome shotgun sequence containing:
- the slc25a55b gene encoding solute carrier family 25 member 55b isoform X1, with product MAHQQQMSLPAKLINGGIAGMVGVTCVFPIDLAKTRLQNQRSGQQLYKNMMDCLIKTVKSEGYFGMYRGAAVNLTLVTPEKAIKLAANDFFRHQLSKDGGKLTVFKEMLAGCCAGMCQVIITTPMEMLKIQLQDAGRLAAQQRVMPSVVATLKMGGTSAVLSRSYNASPSPQVRTVSATQITRDLLKTKGVTGLYRGLGATLMRDIPFSVIYFPLFAHLHQLGQNSSDNPSVPFHWSFVSGCLAGSVAAVAVSPCDVVKTRLQSLKKGTNEETYNGVVDCVRKIMRKEGPAAFLKGASCRALVIAPLFGIVQVVYFVGVGDILLGYTPYSVYSV
- the slc25a55b gene encoding solute carrier family 25 member 55b isoform X2 produces the protein MAHQQQMSLPAKLINGGIAGMVGVTCVFPIDLAKTRLQNQRSGQQLYKNMMDCLIKTVKSEGYFGMYRGAAVNLTLVTPEKAIKLAANDFFRHQLSKDGGKLTVFKEMLAGCCAGMCQVIITTPMEMLKIQLQDAGRLAAQQRVMPSVVATLKMGGTSAVLSRSYNASPSPQVRTVSATQITRDLLKTKGVTGLYRGLGATLMRDIPFSVIYFPLFAHLHQLGQNSSDNPSVPFHWSFVSGCLAGSVAAVAVSPCDVVKTRLQSLKKGTNEETYNGVVDCVRKIMRKEGPAAFLKGASCRALVIAPLFGIVQVVYFVGVGDILLGYTPYSVYN